DNA sequence from the Falco peregrinus isolate bFalPer1 chromosome 1, bFalPer1.pri, whole genome shotgun sequence genome:
CCTAAAGAAATGAGTACAAGTAGGGTACAGTCCTGGCAGCCCAGTAAACATCATACAAATGTGAACACTGTCTAAAGGTCACTGTGTCAGTGGTGTCCCGCCACTTGGTGGTTGCTTTTGAGAATATTGAGTATCTCGGTCTGACTGCTGGGATGTAAGCCAGAAGAATATATTCCTGTGGAGAGAATATTTAATGAACAGGCATCAGGAAAGCTTTGGTGGGGGTGGTGTATAATAACAAGGAGAGGGGCTACAATGCAGGGATGGGAAGCAGTGTGAGTGCCTTGTAGAGCAATCAAGGAGGCTGAGCAGTGCACACAGCACTACTGGGTGCCGTGGGAAGGTGTTTGGCAGGGGAATTCACTTTATACACAAGGTGAATAGGGAATTTGTTGGTGGGGCAGCCTGGGTCGCAGGGATTCCTGCCTGGAACCCACCAGACATCACTCCTTCAGCAGTAAACCCACACCACAGGGTCAGGGTAAGCAGGACCGTGGGACTGCCCTGAGCACAAAGCCCCTCTGTGCCGCCGCCGGCtgtggaagggaaggaaggggcctgtgtgctgcctgctcctttgtgtccatctcctgctgctgctgctcagcttttATACCCACCAGCTCTCTAGGATTTCCAcgtgcttttcttcttttcaggtAAACAGGGGTCCTCTGATGTGTCTTGTGCAATTCCCTGGGGTCATATCCCAGGCACAACTCTAAAAGCAGCAAGAGAGTGAGGTGCTCCCACTCTAACCAATGTTGTACATATGAATAGCATATAGCAGGGTGGTTGCCATGCCTGACTTATGTCTGAATGCAACCTGGAGCTTTGTTGGAGGATGGAGGGAACAGATTTATTCAAACGCATCTGTATCCCATGAGGAGAGCATACACATTGCATTGGTCTTTGCTAACAGCATGGCTGATGAACATGTCTTCTTTTTGCTAACTGCCTTCTGAACTGAGGAAACAGAGCTGGAAGAAAGTCCAGGAGCCATCCCTACTGTGAGGCAAGATCAGCTACAGCAGCGGTGGCATTTCATCTGAAGACAGAGAACAGGTCTTCCTTGCTCTTCTCTTTCTGAACTAAACAACCCAATTTCTTCAATCTTTCCTCTTAAGTCAAGTTTTTAGACTTCTGATCTTTCTTCTTGCTCTCTTCTGGAGTTTCTTCAAGTGATCTACATCTTTCCTGAAAGGCAGTGTCCATTATTTTGGCATAGAACTTCACAGGAGGCTTTACCAGCACTAGATGGAGGGAAAGATTACTGCAAACGTATATGACTGCAAGAATGTTTTCTCTGGAAGTGCTACTTAAGCAATTGTTCACCATGATGGCTATTTTCTAAATGGTGTATTAGCTCATGTCCTTACTCAAGCCAGTTGGATGTTTTCACCAGGGTCTCCCCTATTtatcaaatttattttgaattcatTCCAGCCCTATGCGTCAGTGTGCTTTTGCTCCCAACTTGGTATTATCACAGCTATAGGCACATTCCTTACACCATCTTCCAGCTCActcacacacacgtgtgtgtgcacCTGGCACAGACTAATTCAAGCACTCTGTCCAGCTGCATAGCCTAGATCCATAGGTCTGATGGAGTTTAAGACACGTAGGGCTGTGTGATTCCAAAGTATCAGATATCTCTGAAAGATGCCATCCAAAAAAACCATACTACATTGTTTTGATTATTAGTTTCACTGATATTTCAGTGTTTGTACTCAGCACTTAGAAGTatttaatctggaaaaaattaaTCCAGTAGATGTGTATTTGTAATTGTATGTAGGGCCACAAGGAGAGCCAGAGATCAGACCAGTATTTAGGCCATGATCTTTGCCACATGAATAACTAAAACTTGGAGCAGAGCCTCCCACACTGTTTCATGTAACAGCTGTAAAAAGTGATGTAAAATCCTGATCTGGAGCTTGAATTCTAACTTCAGCATGTTCAGTGTCTTGCCctggtattttgaaataaaacctctTAAACCAAAGCAATTCACTTACTCTATATGCACTTGTATGGGTATTCTAAGACAAACCTGAGCTTCTCGCCAGCCTAAGAATATGTTTTCTAATATGTTGGCCTGAAACAGGTGGTTTACATTGCTTTGCAGCAAGAATTTCCTAGGTAACTTGAACAAGAGCATGTCTGAATGAAAAAGGCAGATGAAGAATGAGTAAGAAGTCAGATGGGGACAGAGAAGATTTCAGAAAAGGGTTGGTAAATGAATCAGTGTGGCATTTCTGAGTGTTTATGGACTCAGATGTTTGGTTGTGGTGAATCTGAAGACAGGAGTGCCATTTAGGTAGTGTAACTCAAAACCTGATGCAAGTTCAGCAGCCTCAGTGAGTGTGCAATTCAAACTGATAAACTTCATGACTACCAAAATAGCGTTTTTCCTCAGCAGGAGGATAACATGCGTTCCCCCTATCCACCTCGAAAAATAGCAGCACTGACTGCTCCCATCCCCTTTCCCTGCCAGCAGAACTTTGTAAATACGAATTCCTGCCAGTTAATAAATGTGCATGGACTGTGTTGCCAGAGCCCTGTCTACTGGGCACTCTGCTGACCTGGATGTTCTTTGTCTGCAAGCACTTGCCCCAACAGATGCCCCttctgcccaggctgcccaccCTGTGTCACAGAGCCAGTCACAGGTGCTGGATGCTTTCAGATGGCTGATGGATTCAGGCACCCTTCAGCCATGGGCTCCTGTGCTCTTTCAGCTGGCAGTCAGGCAGGCAGGTTGGCTTCTTGCTGTGAAGATACCTTGGCATCTGACTCGTTTCAATTCATActgttctcattttctctgtcttcaaTTATGCCTGCACCCTTTTGTGATGGATCATAATTCAGTGGCTTCTCAGCACTGTGTTGTGTCTCTCTGATATGTTTAGGTTCAGGAGCTCTGCAGACTATATTCCCATTTGCTGAGCTACGTGATTACAAGAGCatccagcagctcccccccaAAGACTGGACATGTGCTTAGGAAACCAGTTATTGGAGAGACTCCCAACAGACTGCAGCAGCAATGTGGGTGATCAGCAGCAGAGGTAGCTGCCAGCTGATGGGCAGGATTCATAAGACACTGTCTTATTCTGCTGTCACTCCAAGCCTCGTGGGCAGCAGGCAATGTGTCTTGGAACTCCCTTTGCTTACAGCGTGTAGCAGGGCTAATTCAATTAAATACGATCAAATAGAGTTGCTGGGTTGACTTAGCGTGGGCTGTGATGGTAGGTGATCGTGTGTCTGAGGTAGTACAAGTCCCAACCTCACTTTGTTTAGGCTGGGACTTGTATCACCTCCTGGTGTAACAGGTATGTTACAATATAAGGCTAGTCTTATTGCAGCTGTGGTCAGAGTgcttaaggaaaataaaagcagattatTCTGTATGCAGAAAAGGGCTGCTGGACTGTTCAGATAGATGGAAAAGTCTGGAAAGACAAAAATCCAGAAAAGATCATTGCTTATGAGTTGGTTAAGAGAATAAATTCCAGGAGGATTGGGTGTTGCAGAAGTTATGAGACAGAGGTGGAACAAGGACAGAGAATAGACTGGccataaataaattaaagctgaaaatgagaATGTTTCTCACCGTACAGAGGTGTGCTGAGAGCATAAAGGTGACAGTGGGAGCTGCCTCTGTCCGGGTGGCACTCTTGCAGTAGAATAGTGATGGCCTTGTGTTACAGCCTCTTGTGTAACAGGCTGAGCATGAGCATCCAAAGGAAAGAGCAAACTGTAGCTGTTGTGCTAAGCCAGAGCTTACAGCAGTGTTTGTATTTATTAGAGACAATGGGTCACACTGAGGTTATCTGAACTGAGCATGGTTTTGGACTATGCACAGCatctctccttttctgctttgcaatcCTAATTTCAGTCCTTAAGCCAGCCTTAGCCTCTACTTATTGCATCTCTAAAAGCAGCTGGTTGCCTGAATCCTTTTAACATTTGTTGCTAAGTCTTGTTTGGTGAGAAAGAAGTTGGGAGGCGGGCAGCCTTGGCTGTGAGTGACATCTCCTGGCATACAGAGCTGCCAGTGACTTAGTGTGAtgtcagctggaggagcagtTTCCTATTTGTCTTGCGGCTCTAGAAGACACTGAGAACAATCCTGCTTCCTTCCCTTCACACAGAGCTGCATCTCATGCTAGTGTGGTCCTTCCTGGGTTATTCACCAAGAGCAACAGGGTGTCTGCAGCAAAACTGCTGTTAGTTGTAGTGGCTGCCAAAGTCATTCTCGGTTGATAGCTAACTTAGAGACAGAAAGGATGTTAGAATTGTTTATGTTCTGGGACCTGCACCAATCACTGTATGGAACCAGTAGTAGCCCctacaaaaaaacaaagaaaccaaaattagAAACAGACGGAGATGCCTGAGCAGCTGGACTGTGCTCCAACATCTGGAGAGTTCTTATGCCTGTGCGGCTGTgcagggctccagcaccagGTGGCTCTGAGCTTTGGGgtagggaagaagaaaagcagcatcatTTCTATGCCTGCTTACATCCTTACGTGATGTTTTTATCGCCACTTACACTGGGCAGTATGGGAAGAAGAGCGGAGATCTGTCTCTATTTGGGTTCTGGCTGGGCACAGAGAGAGATCATGCTTATTTCATCTTTAGCTGAGGAAAACTGCTAGTGGAAGAAAAGTCCTGGGCCTGGCAATCAGAGGTGCTAGAGGGGCAAGTACTGCCCTGCTTAGTGGAGACTGAGGGGTGTTTGCACAGCATTCAGCAACATGAACGTGGGGTACAAAGGATCTGGAGGAGTCTGGGgaataatttaattctttaGCCACTGTGGAATCTGCAGTTGTGTGTAGAGCTGATGGAGATAACCAAGTGTGCAGAAAAGGGAACTTGTTCAAATACCTTTGTGAGCAAATGGCAggtgagttttattttaattacattgaaTTCTTTATCTGGATTTGCAATGTTGTGGTTTGGTCTTTTTGAGTCATCAAGTATTCAAACCTGTATGCTTTGAGTGCTGTTTGGAAGGTTATTGTTTTGTTAGGTTGCCTTCTGGATTATGCTTATAATTTGCTACCTTTTCTTGTACGAAAGATTTCAACAAAATGCTGCTTGGTAGCATTAGAGTTCACACAGATGGATGCTCTGGTGTGGGATACAGCAATGAAATCACATATCTACAACCCCCAGAGTCCTGAAAAGTTCTCATGATACTGAGCTAAAATTCAGGCAAAAGGCATGTTCAGGGTTAAGAAAATACTgtgccttggaaaaaaaaatgactaatCTCAGGTTGCAGGTGGGATGCAGACAATTAAAGTTATGCCTCTGCCTACAGATAAGGGATTTCTACAGCCGTTTATTGGAATGTTCCATTACAGTGAGAAAATTGTTCCTGCTTTGCTGTTAATGCTGCTATTTTCAGATCAGCTGCTAAAAGATACAGCAAACAGACAACACCCATCACAACAGGAAGTTTGGAAATCGTAGAAGTGATGCAAAGTTACCCATCCTTTGTTTCTGTGACAGTGAACACCCAACAAAGCTGTGGCTGCCTCTAGGCAAGATCTTAGAATAAGGGTGGCTGTAATTACATGGATGTGCTGTGCAACTGTCAGCAGAAGTTTCAGTTTTCAAGCATGCTAGCTTCATATCTACACTGTGCAGCTCATTCTACATTATAGTATgtggttttattcatttttctagCATTAATATGATTTGTGTTCAACAGAGATGCTCAGTGCTATCATAATCTGAGCCAGCTACTCTCTCCAATAAGAAGAAAAGTCTCCCAGCTGTCATGCTTTGCTGTTTCTAATAACTTCAAGCCACGAGTTCTGGGACCTTTCTGAATAAAGCTGTATAAAATGCATTCTTACCTCCCACTGTCTGGTATGTGCACTAgactatttttttaagctgcattCTTGGAGCTATTGGCAAGCGTGCTGTGTCTCTAGTAGGCACTCATAAAATGCGAGCATAACTAGCTTCCAAATTTCACAGTTAGCCTCAGCAGATTTACACATAAGCGTGATGAGAGGGAGCAGAGAGCTCCAGGTCAGTGTCAGGTTTCCATGGACCTGCCTGCGGGGAGATCTTCAAAGCAAGTTCTCTTGGCACTTTTAGGCTCCGTTTTCTCTGGGTAGGTGGGAAGATGTTGTTTGCCTACAGTTAGAGATTTCCAAAGgtgcattgctttttttcacttgggctaacttctgaaaataactCTATGGTTTGGGGTTATTTGTAATACTGGGTAACACTTTGTATAGTACTGGCACGTGGGACCACTTTCATGTGAAACCAGAGTGGTTAGAAGATGGCCCTGTCCAGGAGATGAATGCTTTTCGTATTTGCATGCATGATGTGGGTGCCAGGATGGATTTGGAACATTGACCCAGTACCACCTGAGGGCTGGAGAATGACCTATGGAACTCCAGCACTGGCATGCAGGTGCAGAGCAGGTTCAGTCACCTTACCTTTTTGGAGCATGAAGATAGTTGATGTGGTTGCACAGAGGTATTATCACCCTGGATGACCTGTAGTATATTTCTAAACATCTCCTAGAATATATCTGTGTAAGGAGCAGACAAATTAGTACCCGTGTGAGCAGCCAGACAGTCAGTGCTTTTGAGTATGGAGCATCAGTGTGGGTCAAAATGGATTTCATGTCATAATGGGAACAGGTATGTCCCCCAGAGTGCTGAAGCTATTTGTTAATTCTAAGTGTTAAATTTACAGCTAGATTATAAatctggaaaaatacttttgctgaTACCCTTTCTAGAACTTCATTGTAAGATGGTATCTTATTAAACAACACCAAAACTGGCTGATCCTAAGTTGTGAAGTGAGATTTCCACCATGGAATATACGAAGGAGAATCCAAATCAGCAAAATGTCAAAGACAGCATCATGCTAGCCACTAACAAatgcatgtatatgtatattGGTTCTGAAAGTTCAAATGCCGTATCAGTTGTGAACTATTTCCATCAGCCataagtggctttttttttttttcagtattctaCTGCTAACCATgtattttaaactgcaaaaatCTTAATTTGTTAGATAGATCATACCAAATATATCAGTAACAGTTAAGGAATCAGACTGGTACAAGTTTTGCAAAGTGTgtgatttttaaacatattatACCAATTCTGCAAATACAGGCTGTTCATAATTTAGTGGCCTTGTGAGAACTGGCATCAAAAATCTCCATAGATTTGCAGATCATGTTTTCTATGTAGCATTGCCAAGTTGCAGGATGGCATTGTTTGGACTGACTGCTGCATACTGAAATGTTAGCGTTAGACTTCCTAAGTGCATTACTAGTGTTGTAATTTGTTATATACATTGTCAAAAACTGAAGTGCAAAGTATACTAGGACAAAATGTCACAGGAGTTAAAGCTTTGGGTTCCACAAGGTTACACAGTTTATATATTAGCTGTGTTCTTTCAGCTTCTTGGGATTATTAAGCCAAATGCAGAGCTATAGAAGTTGGTGTTTGCCTCAAACAGATGCTCTTGCTATATAGTGGCTCAGTCACCTGCAGGTATCTCAAGGACAGGCTAACCACAAGCTACATCTTGAGGTCCTCCTTCATCACcacctggcacagggcagggcagcccatGGAAATATGTCATGGCTCATGAGAGCAAATCTGCAGGACACCAGCGCTGAGTTCTGCCTCTAAGAAATCCTGTGTGAGAACACGGGGCAGGGATGGGCAAAAACAAGTGCTTTGTGGTGGAAAGGAACTGCAGGAACGTGCCTGAAGACCTTTGGGGTGTGAGGTAAGATGGGCTACAGGGATATTAACATCCTTTTTCTGCTCTAGTCACAGGTACCAAACCAAAGATGTCCTGGACAAGAAAGATTCTACTCATCCTGGGACTCCTCTCTGCTTTGGCTGTAATTGCTTTAATTGCTGTAGCAGTGACCCAAAACAAGCCACTTCCGAAGAACATTAAGGTATTGCATGCTGGGACTCTTACAGGAAAACAAGCCAGACTGGGGGGTTAGGTGTGAATAATGCTCCAGGACATGTTGCTGCCCTTGCTGGGTCTGGCTAACCTCTCTCTCTGGCTCCATGCTCCTCAACATCTCATTTTACATCTTTGTGATAAAAACAGATACAGCTTCACAGGGGATCATCTCCTCAGTAATCAGTCCctattttgctgcttctctgctcttGCATCCTTTGATGGAAACTTTGCACTGAAGCACTACCGAGGAGAGCACGTTCCCACAGCTGCCAGAGATAGGCTGTTCGTTTCTGGTCCCCCTGTGTGTGGAGACTGGCATATGCTGTTCTGGTTTGGTGCCTCAGGTGCAATGACAGCTCTGTTTTGCCCACAGTATGGGATCGTGCTGGATGCGGGGTCATCCCACACTAACCTGTATGTATACGAGTGgccagcagagaaggaaaacgACACTGGGGTGGTACAGCAGGTGGAGGTGTGTAAAGTCGAAggtaagagaaaaagagagttGTGGAAGGGGCATGGGATGAGGAAGAGATAATGCAACTAATGTGGGGGGAGGAGAAACCTGGAGGAAGAGGCCAATAGTGAAAACGGTGTTGTATCTGTGAGCTAATTTATATCCCACCACTTCCCATGGATAGATGTATGTGCCTGACCTCCTGGGAGGAAAGCTGGAtccactttttcctttgtttttaggATGCTTGGAAGTAAGTGCTTTTTGGGAAGAACTACACCAAAGAATGtacttaaataaaacatttgccTTTTTGGGAAGAACTACACCAAAGAATgtacttaaataaaatatttgcatgcacCCTTGCTGAAGTGCCGACGAATGTCAGGCAGCTAGAGGGGAAGGCATGGTTTGCTCTTTTTCCAGGCTTCTGTGCAACCTAGGCACTGGGCTTGCAGGACAAGGTTGCTCAACTTACGCGTGTCATGGTTTATTTCTTATTCTACTTAACAGCTGTGTAGGTGTTGTATGGTTTAGGAAGCATAAATGAAGCCCAAGGATACACGTAACAAGGAACAGAGTTAGACCATCGTGGATCACTGCACTCTGTGGGGAGGTGTTGTCACAGCCCGCCTGGAGCCTTTTCAGGCCTGCCTGCAGTGCAGGGGACAGCCACGCTGTTCCcaacctgctgcagcagctgctgggtgctgcagcgTGCCGCCATGAGCAGCATGCTGAGGCAAATGCAGAGTGGGCTGCACTGCTGCCCTTGCAGGCACTGGTCCTGGGGGCGGTCCGTTCACCAGGGGACATGTGGCCGGGAGGGACAATGAATTTTTCTTTGGGTTAGCACGAAAGGGGATAGCTGCAAAACACTTAATGCTGTAGTGTGAGCATACAGTACACAAATGACAGCATCTTCCCTCAGAAGGACCCAGCGCAATGAAGGGTCAGGGATTTTCAGGCACAGATCCGGGGTACACCCAGGCAGAGACAGAGATGAGTGTGCAGGTGTCCAGGGCATACTAAGCAAAAGATCTGTCCCACCGCAGCCCTCGTCGCTAGTTCACAGCCTGCCTCACAGAGAGCGGGTGGCAAATGCTGGGCGCCATGGCCATCCGCGTGTGCGTCGGGCTTAGCTGATGCTGTAGGTTTCTAAAACTCCTTAGAAATGGGGTGGTTGAATCTGATGTTGCTGCCTGTGATAGTAGCATGGTTTGTCATGACTGCTCGTGACAGCACTCTGGGGTTATGCTTGGCGTTTGAGCAATGGAGTGTCCTTATTTCTTGCAGGCCCTGGGATCTCAGGTTACTCCCATGCCACGGAGAAGGCCGGTCCCTCTCTGGCACAGTGCCTACGGCAAGCAGAAGAGGTGATTCCCTCAAAGCAGCACCAAGAGACACCTGTCTACCTCGGAGCAACTGCCGGCATGCGGCTTCTCAGGTACTGCACGGCTTGtccccttctcctgcagcactgcacctGAGATTGCCATGGATGCTCAGTGGGAGCCTCTTGGACAGAGTCCTTGGAAATGCTGCCAGCTCACACTTTGCCCAGAAACCCTCTTCTGCCACTGGCCTCTCTGAGCCCTGAGTCTCCCTGGGGTCTTCCCCTTCTTGCCCAGCAGGTTCATTTCCACTCACTCCAACTTTCCATCATCTCCAGCACCCATATGCAGCGCAGAGACACCAGGAGGGTAGCAAGTGCCCAAGCTGATGCTCAGGGGATGCTCAGACATCCCCCACATCAAGGGGATGCTCAGACATCCCCTACAGTCTGGTATTAGGCCTGACCCAGGATTTTTGAGCCCAACCATGTTGTGACTCCCCGCATACCTTGACTCAGCCCAAGACCATCAGAGCTAAGGTAACTTTATAATCATATCCTCCTTTAATTCCaatttgtgatttttatggGGGTGCTGCAGACCTCTTGCGTGGCTGGGACAGGGAGCTGATTTTATGTCTGTATTGTCTGGGAAATCTCCCTGGGGGGATACCAGAGGGCATGGATTTCTTCTGTAAATGGTGATGGTGAAGAGTGAGACGAATCCTGGCCTGTATCTGAAatactgtggccagcaggactagggcagtgatcatccccctgtactcaaCAGTGGTGAGGCTGCGCCTCAAATTCTGCATTTAGCTTTGGGCCACTtactacaagacagacattgaggtgctggagcatgtccagagaagggcaagaGGGCTGGtaaagggtctggagcacaagtctgatgaggagcagctgagaggGCTGGGGTGGTTTattctggagaagaggagactcaggggggaccttattgctctctacaactacctgaaaggaggctgtaggcaagCGGGAGCAGTtcttttctcccaggtaacaagcaataggacaagagaaaatggtCTCAAGTTgagccaggggaggtttagattgaatgttaggaaaatttcttcattaaaagggttatcaagcattggaacaagttgcccagggacatggtggaatcaccatccctggagggattcAGAGAGCACGTAGATGcgatgcttagggacatggtttagtgcttGAACTTGATAATCTTAAAGGTgtttttcaacctaaatgattctatgggTCTCCATGGTGCAATCCCTACCAGGGCACGTGCTCCAGGAGAACAGCTCAGCTCTGGTCTCTGCTCCAGGTATCGCTCTCAGCTGTGGGGTCTGTAAGTGTcagagctggtggcagctgTGCTGTCAAGGTGTGACAGAGAGGGATGTGGCCAGTTAGAGCTGGATGTACCCGTATGAATGACTGTTTGTTACAATTAATGCTTGGTGGGGAGTTGCAGCCTGCTTACTCAGAACAAAGCCCATAGGCTGCAGAGAGCTGTCAGCCAGAGTCACTCCATCCTTTCTTTCGTTCATCCAGCTTGGAGAATGAAAGTGCAGCTGACAAAGTCTTGTCCTCAGTAGAGAAGACGCTACGCTCAGCTCCCTTCAACTTCCAGGGTGCCAGAATCATCAGTGGTCAGGAAGAAGGAGCCTATGGATGGATCACCATTAACTACCTGCTGGGCAATTTCAAGCAGGTACTGTACCAACGGCAAGTCCGTATCTGAATCGTTGGCTGGCAGCACTTTGTAAGTCATGCCTTGTAGGAGGGTGTCACAGGCACTAGTTTCCCACGTGAGCCATTTACCAGAGACCAGGAAGCTGCACATCCTGCCTCAGCGGTTATGTGAGTATATCCTGATACCAGTCAGTATCAGGATGTGCCACTGTAGTCAGGCTTaaagtattgaaataaaacaCCAGCATCTTCAATAACTTTGCCTGGGTGTAGCATCCTCCTCACTTCCTgatctaaaatatttctgtgcctgCAAAGTTTGACTATGCTGCTTTACTATTGAGCTTATAAATCATTTGGGAGCTGAAACAGTAAGTAACCATTTTATCTCATAACAATTGTATTAGATTTCATATTCTTAATCCTCCTACAAATAGACATGATctatcttctgcttttccaagcCTGCATCTTTCTTGTACCTTGTTCCAGTTCTCATTTCATGCCTCCCTTCAGGTCTTCCTGCCTTTCCTGtgttctgtgcttctgcttctctcctcaTAGATATCTCTATATATATCTCTCTCCCTTAAATAAACCTTCTCCATGCCTGATGTATCTGGTttactttggatttttttattttttttttttttaaagtctggcTGGACAAAACTTCTACATTCCCTGAAATCCGTAAGTGAGACATCAGGAGCACTAGACCTCGGAGGAGCCTCAACGCAGATTACTTTTGTACCAAATGAACTGTCTTCTGAGTCCCCAAAGAACCTGCTCAACTTTCGTCTCTATGGCAAGGATTACCTAGTGTACACGCACAGCTTTCTCTGCTACGGGAAGGACCAGGCTCTGCAACAGAAACTGGCCAGGGACCTACAGGCAAGTGCATCTGTAATTGCAGGTGGAGATCCTGGACCCTCCTAGTTTTGACATACTGCTGCTGTAAAAGTTGCTGTATCCCAGCTAAATGTCTCATCCCTTGGTCTGGGTTTGGGAAAGGTCATCCTCCATAAAGACTGGGCAGATGGCCAAAGGGATGGCagtcaacattttcaaaaatactacCAGTTTGAGTTGCCTTGATTCTTGGGTATGGGATAGCAGGAATACTATGCCTAACTGAAGTACTCGAGGGAAAGACATTTCACCATCTCTGAGAATCCCAAATCAACAGCAGCTTCACAAAATGtggctgaaaataattttcccaggGTCCTACAGGGAGGCTGTGGCAGTACCCACATCTCCCAAATCGCAGCCAGTGCCTTAAACCATCCTCATCATTTTGACCCAATGTGTGTGTCTTGGTGTGATGCACTGTGACAAGTATGTTGTGGCCACCCTTCCTCATGGCTCTTTCCCAGGGTGTTACTCTAGAGTGAACTGTAACAACTTGGGTTGATTTTACTTTCAGACCGTGGAGAACAGCAGCCTGCTTGATCCGTGCTTTCACCAGGGGTATCAGAGAACTGTAAATATAAGTGACCTCTTCAAAAACCCTTGTACATCAgccaagaaaaagcaattcCCTTT
Encoded proteins:
- the ENTPD1 gene encoding ectonucleoside triphosphate diphosphohydrolase 1 isoform X3; its protein translation is MAVTGTKPKMSWTRKILLILGLLSALAVIALIAVAVTQNKPLPKNIKYGIVLDAGSSHTNLYVYEWPAEKENDTGVVQQVEVCKVEGPGISGYSHATEKAGPSLAQCLRQAEEVIPSKQHQETPVYLGATAGMRLLSLENESAADKVLSSVEKTLRSAPFNFQGARIISGQEEGAYGWITINYLLGNFKQSGWTKLLHSLKSVSETSGALDLGGASTQITFVPNELSSESPKNLLNFRLYGKDYLVYTHSFLCYGKDQALQQKLARDLQTVENSSLLDPCFHQGYQRTVNISDLFKNPCTSAKKKQFPFSQLYIQGEGNYQKCRRNIQKLFNKTSCPYSSCSFNGIYLPPLQGDFGAFSAFYFVMNFLNLTSEQSPIALDKVTSTIESFCARPWHEVKAAYRQIKEKYLSEYCFSGAYILSLLENGYEFTQENWQRIHFLGKIGSSDAGWTLGYMLNLTNMIPAEEPAVPPLSHGSYVGLMVLCSLVLVSVLLFAWLLFHKPKCLQKGIV
- the ENTPD1 gene encoding ectonucleoside triphosphate diphosphohydrolase 1 isoform X1 — encoded protein: MHSYLPLSVTGTKPKMSWTRKILLILGLLSALAVIALIAVAVTQNKPLPKNIKYGIVLDAGSSHTNLYVYEWPAEKENDTGVVQQVEVCKVEGPGISGYSHATEKAGPSLAQCLRQAEEVIPSKQHQETPVYLGATAGMRLLSLENESAADKVLSSVEKTLRSAPFNFQGARIISGQEEGAYGWITINYLLGNFKQSGWTKLLHSLKSVSETSGALDLGGASTQITFVPNELSSESPKNLLNFRLYGKDYLVYTHSFLCYGKDQALQQKLARDLQTVENSSLLDPCFHQGYQRTVNISDLFKNPCTSAKKKQFPFSQLYIQGEGNYQKCRRNIQKLFNKTSCPYSSCSFNGIYLPPLQGDFGAFSAFYFVMNFLNLTSEQSPIALDKVTSTIESFCARPWHEVKAAYRQIKEKYLSEYCFSGAYILSLLENGYEFTQENWQRIHFLGKIGSSDAGWTLGYMLNLTNMIPAEEPAVPPLSHGSYVGLMVLCSLVLVSVLLFAWLLFHKPKCLQKGIV
- the ENTPD1 gene encoding ectonucleoside triphosphate diphosphohydrolase 1 isoform X4; its protein translation is MLVTGTKPKMSWTRKILLILGLLSALAVIALIAVAVTQNKPLPKNIKYGIVLDAGSSHTNLYVYEWPAEKENDTGVVQQVEVCKVEGPGISGYSHATEKAGPSLAQCLRQAEEVIPSKQHQETPVYLGATAGMRLLSLENESAADKVLSSVEKTLRSAPFNFQGARIISGQEEGAYGWITINYLLGNFKQSGWTKLLHSLKSVSETSGALDLGGASTQITFVPNELSSESPKNLLNFRLYGKDYLVYTHSFLCYGKDQALQQKLARDLQTVENSSLLDPCFHQGYQRTVNISDLFKNPCTSAKKKQFPFSQLYIQGEGNYQKCRRNIQKLFNKTSCPYSSCSFNGIYLPPLQGDFGAFSAFYFVMNFLNLTSEQSPIALDKVTSTIESFCARPWHEVKAAYRQIKEKYLSEYCFSGAYILSLLENGYEFTQENWQRIHFLGKIGSSDAGWTLGYMLNLTNMIPAEEPAVPPLSHGSYVGLMVLCSLVLVSVLLFAWLLFHKPKCLQKGIV
- the ENTPD1 gene encoding ectonucleoside triphosphate diphosphohydrolase 1 isoform X2, with amino-acid sequence MDEPKVTGTKPKMSWTRKILLILGLLSALAVIALIAVAVTQNKPLPKNIKYGIVLDAGSSHTNLYVYEWPAEKENDTGVVQQVEVCKVEGPGISGYSHATEKAGPSLAQCLRQAEEVIPSKQHQETPVYLGATAGMRLLSLENESAADKVLSSVEKTLRSAPFNFQGARIISGQEEGAYGWITINYLLGNFKQSGWTKLLHSLKSVSETSGALDLGGASTQITFVPNELSSESPKNLLNFRLYGKDYLVYTHSFLCYGKDQALQQKLARDLQTVENSSLLDPCFHQGYQRTVNISDLFKNPCTSAKKKQFPFSQLYIQGEGNYQKCRRNIQKLFNKTSCPYSSCSFNGIYLPPLQGDFGAFSAFYFVMNFLNLTSEQSPIALDKVTSTIESFCARPWHEVKAAYRQIKEKYLSEYCFSGAYILSLLENGYEFTQENWQRIHFLGKIGSSDAGWTLGYMLNLTNMIPAEEPAVPPLSHGSYVGLMVLCSLVLVSVLLFAWLLFHKPKCLQKGIV